The Carassius auratus strain Wakin unplaced genomic scaffold, ASM336829v1 scaf_tig00216283, whole genome shotgun sequence genome includes a region encoding these proteins:
- the LOC113097465 gene encoding forkhead box protein B1-like: MPRPGRNTYSDQKPPYSYISLTAMAIQSCPEKMLPLSEIYKFIMDRFPYYRENTQRWQNSLRHNLSFNDCFIKIPRRPDQPGKGSFWALHPSCGDMFENGSFLRRRKRFKVMTSEHLAPSKPSDAAHYLQQQAKLRLSALGTHLPQMSSYNLGVSQPSTFKHPFAIENIIAREYKVPGGLAFSAGYPLHNQLTTAWPHMYSTSVMDSVAPISMTSSDYSAYGVPIKSLCHGGQTLPAIPVPIKPTPAALPHHIHAFLSNSPQSLSPTSPQTATSQSSPATPSETLTGPASLQSVAVH, translated from the coding sequence ATGCCTAGACCCGGGAGAAACACATACAGCGATCAGAAACCACCGTACTCCTACATTTCCCTCACCGCTATGGCCATCCAGAGCTGCCCGGAGAAGATGCTTCCGCTTAGCGAGATCTACAAGTTTATCATGGACCGCTTTCCGTACTATCGGGAAAACACCCAGCGCTGGCAGAACTCCCTTCGCCACAACCTGTCGTTCAACGACTGCTTCATCAAGATCCCCCGGCGCCCGGATCAGCCCGGAAAGGGCAGCTTCTGGGCTCTCCATCCCAGCTGTGGGGACATGTTCGAGAACGGAAGTTTCCTGCGACGCCGCAAACGCTTCAAGGTGATGACATCAGAGCACCTGGCGCCCAGCAAGCCCTCGGACGCTGCCCACTACCTTCAGCAGCAAGCCAAGCTCCGGCTCAGCGCCCTGGGCACCCACCTCCCCCAGATGTCCAGCTACAACTTGGGAGTGTCCCAGCCGTCCACGTTCAAACACCCGTTCGCCATCGAGAACATCATCGCCCGAGAGTATAAAGTGCCGGGAGGGCTGGCGTTCTCCGCTGGGTATCCCCTCCACAACCAGCTGACCACAGCCTGGCCCCATATGTACAGCACTAGCGTGATGGACAGCGTGGCGCCCATCTCCATGACAAGCAGCGATTACAGTGCTTACGGTGTGCCCATCAAGTCGCTTTGCCACGGCGGACAGACCTTACCGGCGATCCCCGTCCCGATCAAGCCCACTCCGGCGGCGTTGCCTCACCACATCCACGCTTTCCTCTCGAACTCTCCCCAGTCGCTGAGCCCGACCTCCCCGCAGACAGCGACCAGCCAAAGCAGCCCCGCCACCCCGAGCGAGACCCTGACGGGCCCGGCGTCGCTGCAGTCGGTCGCGGTGCACTGA